The following coding sequences lie in one Listeria ivanovii subsp. londoniensis genomic window:
- a CDS encoding phage tail protein — MDYLIIQSMDKEVEEILTDIDYGSFSYDYEKNTTRSISFTVNKTKQNSSVFDLLGNEAVIIYRDQQFVVKKCAPKSIGKTISKQITAQHISYTVQDHVQYNVKKGLKKYSIQTVMEFALENNVLGFSHEIIGSFPLVELEDLGNKNGLELVNLCLEEFGAILFADNKKLYFYDEVSWYLKTEKQFRYLYNTEDISVDTNTDNLKTQIKCYGKQKENADKLTGDNKYLAVVTYTSPNEAIYGKRMANAKSDDKITNNADLLNFAKKQILDVPETSLNITYKGQEEVSERDVWYFIHEPMHFETEVKVTRIKSAHPWSRKFQDVGFSNTRRDMVRIQTQIANQVKKASIDTNKINSFSNIAMNAFDSRILTEVVGVVDGD; from the coding sequence ATGGATTATTTAATTATTCAAAGTATGGACAAAGAAGTGGAAGAGATATTGACGGATATTGACTATGGTTCATTTTCGTATGATTATGAAAAAAATACAACTCGATCTATCTCTTTTACCGTAAATAAAACAAAACAAAATTCAAGTGTTTTTGATTTATTGGGAAACGAAGCCGTGATTATTTATCGAGATCAACAATTTGTTGTGAAAAAATGTGCCCCTAAGTCTATTGGGAAAACCATTTCTAAGCAAATAACTGCACAACATATTAGTTATACAGTGCAAGATCATGTTCAGTACAATGTGAAAAAAGGGCTAAAAAAATATTCGATTCAAACGGTAATGGAATTTGCTTTAGAGAACAATGTGTTAGGTTTTTCTCATGAAATCATAGGAAGTTTTCCTCTAGTTGAGCTAGAAGATTTAGGAAATAAGAACGGATTAGAGTTAGTTAATTTATGTTTAGAAGAATTTGGCGCAATATTATTTGCAGATAACAAAAAACTATATTTTTATGATGAAGTTAGTTGGTATTTGAAAACAGAAAAGCAATTTCGCTACTTGTACAATACAGAAGATATTTCGGTAGATACTAATACTGATAATTTAAAAACGCAGATAAAATGTTATGGCAAGCAAAAAGAAAATGCAGATAAGCTAACGGGAGATAACAAATATTTAGCTGTAGTTACCTATACTTCGCCAAATGAAGCTATCTATGGTAAGCGAATGGCAAATGCTAAAAGTGATGACAAAATAACAAATAATGCAGACTTATTAAACTTTGCAAAAAAACAAATTTTAGACGTTCCTGAAACTTCTTTAAATATTACTTATAAAGGGCAAGAAGAAGTTTCAGAGCGAGATGTTTGGTATTTTATTCATGAACCAATGCATTTTGAAACGGAAGTTAAAGTTACACGAATTAAATCAGCGCACCCGTGGAGCAGGAAGTTTCAAGATGTTGGTTTTAGTAATACGAGGCGGGATATGGTTCGGATTCAAACCCAAATAGCAAATCAAGTTAAAAAAGCTAGTATAGATACGAATAAGATTAATTCGTTTTCAAACATCGCAATGAATGCTTTTGATTCACGAATTTTAACGGAAGTAGTAGGTGTTGTAGATGGCGACTGA
- a CDS encoding GNAT family N-acetyltransferase, which yields MEYKEGKNRIYAVNDEGTEVGEVTFVPTGEDMFIIDHTGVDDVARGQGIAQELVKRAVEKAKTEGKKIIPLCPFAKSEFSKKPEYQAVQADK from the coding sequence ATGGAATATAAAGAAGGTAAAAATAGAATTTATGCGGTAAATGATGAAGGGACTGAGGTTGGGGAGGTAACATTTGTCCCAACTGGTGAAGATATGTTTATTATCGATCATACAGGTGTGGATGATGTTGCTCGAGGCCAAGGAATTGCGCAAGAACTAGTAAAGCGTGCTGTAGAAAAAGCGAAAACAGAAGGAAAGAAAATTATTCCGCTTTGTCCATTTGCTAAATCTGAGTTTTCGAAAAAGCCGGAGTATCAGGCAGTACAAGCTGATAAATAA
- a CDS encoding (4Fe-4S)-binding protein encodes MSEEKLLERGYRKYHGEEIDVYFNTTVCAHSGNCVKGNKELFDLDRKPWIMPDNVSKEEVKRVINTCPSGALQYIEK; translated from the coding sequence ATGAGTGAGGAGAAGTTGCTAGAACGTGGTTATCGCAAGTATCACGGGGAAGAAATAGATGTTTATTTTAACACAACCGTTTGCGCGCATTCAGGCAATTGTGTAAAAGGTAACAAAGAACTATTTGATTTAGATAGAAAACCATGGATTATGCCAGATAATGTATCAAAAGAAGAAGTAAAACGTGTCATTAATACTTGTCCAAGTGGAGCACTTCAATATATAGAGAAATAG
- a CDS encoding IMP dehydrogenase has product MAFYFEEPSRTFSEFLLVPGYSSAECVPTNVSLKTPIVKFKKGEEAAITMNIPLVSAIMQAVSDDNMGIALATEGGVSFIFGSQSIESEAAMVSRVKNHKAGFVISDSNISPDKTLQDILDLKEKTGHSTVAVTEDGTAHGKLLGIVTSRDYRVTRMSPDEKVADFMTPFEKLVTANKSTTLKEANNIIWDNKLNALPLVDDNEHLVHMVFRKDYDSNKENKLELLDASKRYVVGAGINTRDYEERVPALVEAGADILCIDSSEGYSEWQKRTLDYIRGKYGDSVKVGAGNVVDRDGFRYLADAGADFVKVGVGGGSICITREQKGIGRGQATALIDVAKARDEYFDETGVYIPICSDGGIVYDYHMTLALAMGADFIMLGRYFSRFDESPTNKVNLNGTYMKEYWGEGANRARNWQRYDLGGDKKLSFEEGVDSYVPYAGSLKDNVAISLSKVRSTMCNCGALNIPELQQKAKITLVSSTSIVEGGAHDVVVKDASNNLIK; this is encoded by the coding sequence ATGGCATTTTATTTTGAAGAACCGTCCCGCACATTTAGTGAGTTCTTGCTTGTTCCAGGCTACTCATCAGCTGAATGTGTACCAACTAATGTTAGCTTAAAAACGCCGATTGTGAAATTTAAAAAAGGTGAAGAAGCCGCAATTACGATGAATATTCCGCTTGTTTCTGCAATTATGCAAGCTGTTTCTGATGATAACATGGGAATTGCCTTAGCTACAGAAGGCGGCGTTTCTTTTATTTTCGGTTCTCAGTCTATTGAAAGTGAAGCAGCGATGGTTTCACGTGTTAAAAATCATAAAGCGGGCTTCGTTATTAGTGATTCCAATATCAGCCCCGATAAAACCTTGCAAGACATTCTTGATTTAAAAGAAAAAACAGGTCATTCTACGGTTGCAGTCACTGAAGATGGCACAGCACATGGAAAATTACTTGGTATCGTAACAAGTCGCGACTACCGTGTAACACGTATGAGTCCTGACGAAAAAGTAGCAGATTTCATGACTCCTTTTGAAAAATTAGTTACTGCAAATAAATCGACTACATTAAAAGAAGCGAATAACATTATTTGGGATAACAAACTAAATGCCTTACCACTTGTTGATGATAACGAACACCTCGTCCATATGGTGTTCCGTAAAGATTATGATTCTAATAAAGAAAATAAATTAGAGCTGCTAGACGCCTCCAAACGTTATGTTGTTGGCGCTGGTATTAACACACGTGACTACGAAGAACGCGTTCCAGCACTGGTGGAAGCTGGTGCAGATATTCTTTGCATCGATTCCTCTGAAGGCTACTCTGAATGGCAAAAACGCACACTTGACTATATTCGTGGCAAATACGGCGATTCAGTCAAAGTTGGTGCTGGAAATGTGGTTGACCGTGATGGTTTCCGTTACCTTGCTGATGCAGGTGCAGATTTCGTCAAAGTTGGCGTTGGTGGTGGATCAATTTGTATTACTCGTGAACAAAAAGGAATCGGCCGTGGTCAAGCAACTGCCTTAATCGATGTTGCAAAAGCCCGTGATGAATATTTTGACGAAACTGGTGTGTATATTCCGATTTGTTCTGACGGCGGAATTGTTTATGACTACCATATGACACTCGCTCTAGCAATGGGCGCTGACTTCATCATGCTTGGTCGTTACTTCTCTCGCTTTGATGAGAGTCCAACAAACAAAGTGAATTTAAATGGCACTTATATGAAAGAATATTGGGGTGAAGGAGCTAACCGGGCCCGTAACTGGCAGCGTTATGATCTTGGTGGCGACAAAAAACTTTCCTTTGAAGAAGGCGTAGATTCTTATGTTCCTTACGCTGGCTCACTAAAAGACAATGTAGCAATCAGTTTAAGTAAAGTTCGTTCTACGATGTGCAATTGCGGGGCTTTAAATATCCCTGAACTTCAACAAAAAGCAAAAATTACGCTTGTCTCCTCTACTTCTATTGTAGAAGGCGGCGCACATGATGTTGTCGTAAAAGATGCTTCGAATAATTTAATCAAATAA
- a CDS encoding N-acetylmuramoyl-L-alanine amidase codes for MTKIWIDAGHGGKDSGATGNGLVEKNWVLAVAKQVQVELKNAGFEVGMTRTNDTFYELSDRATNANKFKADLFISIHFNAGGGMGYEDYIFTSTPAKTKEIQKSIHKNVIAKASKHGMRDRGMKKANFAVLRETVMDAILLEAGFCDSSDAAILKTQSYQQDFCLGIVEAVKEIFGAKDALVTKYQAGKYSTSDDAISGKNLKGYLPAGTKVFVYKELAQTINLTTTKGVPGSWVLKTEVNTGKR; via the coding sequence ATGACAAAAATATGGATTGATGCAGGGCATGGTGGAAAAGATTCAGGGGCAACTGGGAACGGGCTGGTAGAGAAAAATTGGGTGTTAGCGGTCGCAAAACAAGTGCAAGTAGAATTGAAAAATGCTGGTTTTGAAGTAGGAATGACTAGGACAAATGATACTTTTTATGAATTAAGTGATCGGGCTACGAACGCCAATAAATTTAAAGCAGACTTGTTTATTTCAATCCATTTCAATGCTGGTGGTGGAATGGGATATGAAGATTACATTTTCACTTCCACACCGGCAAAGACAAAAGAAATTCAAAAATCAATTCACAAAAATGTGATTGCCAAAGCTTCAAAACACGGAATGCGTGATCGTGGTATGAAAAAAGCGAATTTTGCAGTTCTGCGGGAGACGGTGATGGACGCGATTTTACTGGAGGCTGGTTTTTGTGATAGTAGTGATGCAGCAATTCTTAAAACGCAGTCCTACCAACAAGATTTTTGTTTAGGAATTGTAGAGGCTGTGAAGGAAATATTTGGTGCTAAAGATGCTCTGGTAACAAAGTATCAAGCAGGAAAATACTCAACAAGTGATGATGCGATTTCAGGTAAAAATCTAAAAGGTTATTTACCAGCTGGGACAAAAGTTTTTGTTTATAAAGAATTAGCACAAACAATTAATTTAACAACGACAAAAGGTGTCCCGGGAAGTTGGGTCTTAAAAACGGAAGTCAATACGGGGAAAAGATAA
- a CDS encoding bifunctional metallophosphatase/5'-nucleotidase codes for MKVNKFFKKTTYFLLVAGLTIGLTAPFTGNSVQAAADTVPIQILGINDFHGALETASKDASGSPIGGADYLATNLDNATSSFLQANPDATADNAIRVQAGDMVGASPAVSGLLQDEPTMKVLQKMNFEIGTLGNHEFDEGLPEYKRILDGVSTSKFGPIVEAYPRVKGDMKIVAANVVNKGTNTVAEGFSPYYVKEIDGVKVGFIGIVTTEIPNLVLANHIKDYDFLDEAETIVKYSAELRGQGVNAIVVLSHVPALSTGNPNTGTKQDVAGEAANMITKANELDPNNSVDLVLAGHNHQYTNGLVGKTRIVQSYNNGKAFSDVTGELDKTTGDFVSPPDAKITYNTRSVSPNSDITAVTEDAKSRIEGVINETIGLANKDVISRDTNLDNQAIDDKESELGNMITDAQRYMANKAGADVDFAMTNNGGIRADLTTRLANGQNEITWGAAQAVQPFGNILQVVEMSGADILEALNQQYLSNQTYFLQISGLKYTFTDTDDLDHAYKVASVTTEDGTPLKSDQKYKVVINDFLFGGGDGFSAFKKANLVTAIDPDTETFINYIKEQKAAGKVITAQKEGRKVYKSQAEIDKETADAAIKALKDATKINKLAEKDTTLTGTTLPGATVGVQKTNSNAKLVRAAGPSATADANGKFSVDISSLDFKKGDQITTTVTDTNGYSATFQTTVQAAATTPPDNGNGNNGGTDSGNGNGNNGGTDNGNTNNGSGTTNGGTTTTEKPATSTPNGTATSSKVSTALPTTGDTAGLATVFGLILTTTALYVLRKKN; via the coding sequence GTGAAAGTGAACAAATTTTTCAAGAAAACCACATATTTTTTACTCGTAGCAGGGCTCACAATCGGACTAACTGCACCATTCACCGGGAATTCAGTACAAGCAGCAGCGGATACCGTTCCTATCCAGATTTTAGGAATAAATGATTTCCACGGAGCGCTTGAAACAGCCTCTAAAGATGCATCTGGCTCCCCAATTGGCGGAGCAGACTATTTAGCAACCAACTTGGATAATGCTACTAGCTCATTTTTACAAGCAAATCCTGATGCTACAGCAGATAATGCCATTCGTGTCCAAGCGGGTGACATGGTCGGTGCTAGCCCGGCCGTTTCTGGTTTGCTTCAAGACGAACCAACAATGAAAGTCCTTCAAAAAATGAACTTCGAAATCGGCACACTTGGGAATCATGAGTTTGATGAGGGATTGCCTGAATACAAACGAATTTTAGATGGTGTTTCTACGAGCAAATTCGGGCCAATTGTGGAAGCTTATCCACGAGTTAAAGGTGATATGAAAATTGTTGCCGCAAATGTTGTTAATAAAGGGACAAACACAGTTGCAGAAGGATTTTCACCCTATTATGTAAAAGAAATTGATGGCGTCAAAGTTGGCTTCATCGGTATCGTTACAACCGAAATCCCTAATTTAGTACTGGCAAATCATATTAAAGACTACGATTTCCTTGATGAAGCAGAAACAATCGTGAAATACTCTGCTGAACTTAGAGGACAAGGCGTTAATGCTATCGTTGTTTTATCTCACGTTCCTGCACTATCTACTGGAAATCCAAACACTGGAACAAAACAAGATGTAGCTGGGGAAGCTGCTAATATGATAACGAAAGCAAACGAATTAGACCCAAATAATTCCGTCGATTTAGTCCTTGCGGGGCATAATCATCAATACACAAACGGATTAGTTGGTAAAACTCGTATCGTCCAAAGTTACAATAACGGTAAAGCTTTTTCCGATGTAACCGGCGAACTTGATAAAACAACAGGCGATTTCGTTTCACCACCAGATGCTAAAATTACATATAATACGAGAAGCGTCTCTCCAAATTCCGATATTACAGCTGTAACTGAAGATGCGAAAAGCCGCATTGAAGGAGTTATTAACGAAACTATCGGACTTGCAAATAAAGACGTCATTTCCCGCGATACAAATCTAGACAACCAAGCAATCGATGATAAAGAATCCGAACTTGGTAATATGATTACTGACGCACAACGCTATATGGCAAACAAAGCAGGCGCTGACGTAGATTTTGCTATGACAAATAATGGCGGCATTCGTGCTGATCTCACAACACGTCTGGCAAATGGCCAGAACGAAATTACCTGGGGTGCGGCACAAGCTGTTCAACCATTCGGAAACATTCTTCAAGTAGTGGAAATGTCTGGTGCAGATATTTTAGAAGCACTAAACCAACAATATTTAAGTAACCAAACTTACTTTTTACAAATTTCTGGATTAAAATACACTTTCACTGATACAGATGACTTAGATCATGCTTACAAAGTTGCTAGTGTTACAACAGAAGATGGTACTCCGTTAAAATCTGACCAAAAATACAAAGTCGTAATCAATGACTTCTTATTCGGTGGTGGAGACGGATTTTCTGCATTCAAAAAAGCGAATCTAGTTACAGCGATTGACCCAGATACCGAAACATTTATCAACTATATCAAGGAACAAAAAGCTGCTGGAAAAGTAATTACAGCTCAAAAAGAAGGCCGTAAAGTTTACAAATCTCAAGCTGAAATCGACAAAGAAACAGCTGATGCAGCCATTAAAGCATTAAAAGACGCAACAAAAATCAACAAACTAGCTGAAAAAGACACAACGCTAACTGGTACTACTTTACCAGGTGCTACGGTTGGTGTTCAAAAAACAAATTCAAACGCCAAATTAGTACGTGCTGCTGGACCAAGCGCAACAGCGGATGCAAACGGTAAATTCTCTGTAGACATCTCTTCTCTAGACTTTAAAAAAGGTGACCAAATCACAACTACTGTCACTGATACGAACGGTTACAGCGCCACATTCCAAACAACCGTGCAAGCAGCCGCAACTACACCTCCTGATAATGGAAATGGGAATAATGGCGGAACCGATAGTGGTAACGGAAATGGGAATAATGGAGGGACTGACAACGGTAACACCAATAATGGTTCAGGAACGACTAATGGCGGGACTACCACAACTGAAAAACCAGCTACATCTACACCAAATGGCACTGCTACTAGTAGTAAAGTAAGTACTGCGTTACCAACAACTGGTGATACAGCAGGACTTGCAACAGTATTTGGGTTAATTTTAACCACTACTGCGCTTTATGTTTTGCGAAAGAAAAACTGA
- a CDS encoding holin family protein: MEVLLKVGMLGFGALFGYLFGEVSLLVKVLVCFMVADYISGLLASGYLGELSSKMGFKGIAKKIAILILVAVAHQIDLIMGTHNTTRDAVIFFYLANELISILENFVRMGMKVPEVLKNLIMIFDSKSGKEEEKHDKNMD; encoded by the coding sequence ATGGAAGTCCTACTAAAAGTTGGAATGCTGGGATTTGGTGCGTTATTTGGATACTTATTTGGGGAAGTGAGTTTGTTGGTAAAAGTGCTTGTGTGCTTTATGGTAGCTGATTATATTTCCGGACTACTCGCTTCCGGCTATCTAGGGGAACTCAGCAGTAAAATGGGTTTCAAAGGAATCGCCAAAAAAATTGCTATTTTAATTTTAGTAGCTGTTGCGCATCAAATAGATTTGATTATGGGAACGCATAATACAACGCGTGATGCGGTTATCTTTTTCTATTTAGCGAATGAGCTGATTTCTATCTTGGAAAATTTTGTGCGAATGGGAATGAAAGTCCCAGAAGTTTTAAAGAATTTAATTATGATTTTTGATTCAAAATCAGGAAAAGAGGAAGAAAAACATGACAAAAATATGGATTGA